One Candidatus Synechococcus calcipolaris G9 genomic window carries:
- the dut gene encoding dUTP diphosphatase: protein MEYTLKVKLLNEASRLPAYAHDGDAGLDLFSSKEVSIPPGQSALVPTGICIQLPADTEAQIRPRSGLALKHQITVLNSPGTIDAGYRGEIGVILINHGQDTFKVDMGMKIAQMVIKPVIRVNVEVEETLGMTARGEGGFGSTGV, encoded by the coding sequence ATGGAATATACCTTAAAGGTCAAGCTATTAAACGAAGCATCCCGATTACCGGCCTATGCCCATGATGGAGATGCGGGCCTTGATTTGTTTTCAAGCAAAGAAGTTAGTATTCCGCCGGGTCAAAGTGCCCTTGTTCCCACTGGAATTTGTATTCAACTGCCCGCCGACACTGAGGCTCAGATCCGTCCTCGCAGTGGCTTGGCATTGAAGCATCAGATTACCGTCCTGAACTCACCGGGAACCATTGATGCAGGCTACCGAGGCGAAATTGGGGTGATTTTAATTAACCACGGACAAGACACGTTTAAGGTAGATATGGGCATGAAGATCGCCCAGATGGTGATTAAACCTGTGATTAGGGTCAACGTTGAAGTTGAAGAAACGCTGGGGATGACCGCCAGGGGGGAGGGCGGCTTTGGCTCAACCGGTGTATAA
- the acnB gene encoding bifunctional aconitate hydratase 2/2-methylisocitrate dehydratase yields MASETVLTRYRQQTQERGQLGIPPLPLTPEEVSQVCDLLQHPPTGEEDYLIHLLRDRVPPGVDQAAYVKAGFLTALAKGELTSPLISALAAVELLGTMLGGYNVHSLIDLLKGDAPDLATAAVRALSKTLLVYDAFHDVQELATQGNTYAQAVLQAWADGQWFSDRPPLAEAITVTVFKVPGETNTDDLSPAPHATTRPDIPLHATVMLESRLPGSLGAIAQLKEKGYPVAYVGDVVGTGSSRKSATNSVLWHTGDDIPFVPNKRTSGFCLGGKIAPIFFNTLEDSGALPIECDVTQMNTGDVITIYPYRGEITNEAGDVIATFKLKPDTILDEVRAGGRIPLLIGRTLTDKARAALKLGPSPLFTRPTPVTSSDTQGYTLAQKMVGQACGLPGILPGTYCEPVMTTVGSQDTTGPMTRDELKELACLGFGADLVLQSFCHTAAYPKPVDINTHRDLPDFITARGGVSLRPGDGIIHSWLNRMLLPDTVGTGGDSHTRFPLGISFPAGSGLVAFAAALGVMPLDMPESVLVKFTGTLQPGVTLRDIVNAIPYVAMQEGKLTVSKENKQNVYSGRIIEMEGLPDLQLEQAFELTDATAERSAAGCTIKLSEETVATYLRSNVALLKNMVARGYGDARTIWRRIKKMEDWLAHPHLLSADEQANYADRIIVDLDQIKEPLVAAPNDPDNIKTISDCVGDPIQEVFIGSCMTNIGHYRAAAKVLEGEGPVKVRLWIAPPTRMDEEKLREEGYYGIFAAAGARMEMPGCSLCMGNQARVADNTTVFSTSTRNFNNRMGKGAQVYLGSAELAAVCALLGKIPSPEEYLKIVSEKIDPFANDLYRYLYFDQIENFADQGRLMSKEEEAKLVASL; encoded by the coding sequence GTGGCATCTGAGACGGTCTTAACCCGCTATCGGCAACAAACCCAGGAACGGGGACAGTTAGGTATTCCCCCCCTCCCCTTAACCCCAGAAGAGGTCTCTCAGGTCTGCGATCTTCTCCAGCATCCCCCCACGGGTGAAGAGGACTATTTAATTCATTTGCTCCGCGATCGCGTGCCACCGGGGGTGGATCAAGCGGCCTACGTGAAGGCAGGATTTTTAACCGCCCTGGCCAAGGGGGAACTCACCAGTCCCTTGATTTCTGCCCTTGCCGCCGTGGAACTTTTGGGAACCATGCTGGGGGGCTATAATGTCCATTCCCTCATTGATCTCCTCAAGGGTGATGCCCCGGATCTGGCAACGGCGGCGGTGCGGGCCCTCAGCAAAACCCTTCTCGTCTACGATGCCTTCCATGATGTTCAGGAACTAGCCACCCAGGGAAATACCTACGCCCAAGCGGTTCTGCAAGCCTGGGCTGATGGCCAATGGTTTAGCGATCGCCCCCCCCTGGCCGAAGCCATTACCGTGACCGTCTTCAAAGTGCCTGGGGAAACCAATACCGATGATCTCTCCCCTGCCCCCCATGCCACCACCCGCCCCGACATTCCCCTCCATGCCACCGTGATGCTAGAAAGTCGCTTACCTGGCTCCCTAGGGGCGATCGCCCAACTCAAGGAAAAGGGCTATCCCGTCGCCTACGTTGGCGATGTGGTGGGAACCGGCTCCTCTCGTAAATCCGCCACGAATTCGGTACTTTGGCATACGGGGGATGATATTCCCTTTGTGCCCAATAAGCGCACCAGTGGTTTTTGCCTCGGTGGTAAAATTGCACCGATCTTTTTTAATACCCTAGAAGACTCTGGGGCACTCCCGATTGAATGCGATGTCACCCAGATGAATACGGGGGATGTGATTACGATTTATCCCTACCGGGGGGAGATCACCAATGAAGCGGGGGACGTGATTGCCACCTTTAAGCTGAAACCCGACACGATTTTAGATGAAGTACGGGCCGGAGGGCGTATTCCCCTCCTTATTGGCCGCACCCTGACCGATAAGGCCCGGGCCGCCCTTAAGTTGGGCCCGAGTCCCCTCTTTACTCGACCGACTCCCGTCACCAGCAGCGATACCCAAGGTTATACCCTCGCCCAAAAAATGGTCGGTCAAGCCTGTGGCTTACCGGGTATTTTGCCCGGAACCTACTGTGAACCCGTCATGACCACGGTGGGTTCACAGGATACCACGGGCCCCATGACCCGGGATGAACTCAAAGAACTGGCCTGCCTAGGATTTGGAGCAGATCTGGTACTCCAGAGCTTTTGCCATACCGCGGCCTATCCCAAACCGGTGGATATTAATACCCATAGGGATCTACCGGACTTTATTACCGCTCGCGGCGGGGTTTCCCTGCGGCCCGGCGATGGCATTATTCACTCCTGGTTAAATCGGATGCTCTTGCCAGATACGGTGGGCACGGGGGGAGATTCCCATACCCGCTTTCCCCTGGGGATTTCCTTTCCGGCGGGATCGGGACTTGTTGCCTTTGCCGCTGCCTTGGGGGTGATGCCCCTGGATATGCCAGAATCCGTCTTGGTGAAATTTACGGGAACGTTGCAGCCGGGGGTGACGCTGCGGGATATTGTCAATGCCATTCCCTACGTTGCCATGCAAGAGGGTAAACTCACAGTTAGCAAAGAAAATAAACAGAATGTGTACTCCGGGCGGATTATTGAAATGGAGGGGCTACCGGATCTGCAATTGGAGCAGGCCTTTGAATTGACCGATGCGACGGCGGAGCGATCGGCGGCGGGCTGTACGATCAAACTCAGTGAAGAAACCGTTGCCACGTACCTGCGATCCAATGTTGCCCTTCTCAAAAATATGGTGGCCCGGGGATATGGTGATGCCCGCACAATCTGGCGACGGATCAAAAAAATGGAGGATTGGTTAGCCCATCCCCACCTGCTTTCTGCCGATGAACAGGCGAACTACGCTGATCGCATTATTGTGGATCTAGATCAAATCAAAGAACCCCTCGTGGCAGCCCCCAATGATCCGGACAATATTAAAACCATTTCTGATTGTGTGGGGGATCCCATTCAGGAAGTCTTTATTGGTTCTTGTATGACCAATATTGGCCATTACCGGGCAGCGGCTAAAGTCCTAGAGGGAGAAGGCCCGGTCAAAGTACGGCTTTGGATTGCCCCGCCCACCCGGATGGATGAAGAAAAGCTACGGGAAGAAGGCTACTACGGCATTTTTGCAGCGGCTGGGGCGCGGATGGAGATGCCTGGCTGCTCCCTTTGTATGGGAAATCAGGCCCGAGTGGCTGATAATACCACCGTGTTTTCCACCTCAACCCGTAATTTTAATAACCGGATGGGCAAGGGAGCGCAGGTTTATTTAGGTTCGGCGGAACTGGCGGCGGTTTGTGCCCTCCTAGGAAAAATTCCCAGTCCAGAAGAATACTTAAAGATTGTCAGCGAGAAAATTGATCCCTTTGCCAATGATCTCTATCGCTATCTCTATTTTGATCAGATTGAGAACTTTGCCGATCAAGGACGTTTAATGTCGAAGGAAGAGGAAGCAAAATTAGTTGCCTCCCTATAA
- a CDS encoding CHAT domain-containing tetratricopeptide repeat protein, translating into MTDKLDCYCFYANEPLQWGIKDCLKNTTMKFWVQSVLMAPLVMLSVLESVTAEQTSPVVADYSKDNYTYSKDNQTYSGSGVVEQRLQQPQNSPTQTTSLTQEQLNEIKELYEQAQIFHRQGNYEAALPLYQRSLRIVETALGENHLAVAASLNNLANLYFVQGNYEAALPLHQRSLRILEATLGENHPDVATSLNNLAQLYFVQGNYEAALPLYQRSLRIFETALGESHPYVAQSLNNLAELYYRQGNYEAVLPLHQRSLRIREATLGENHPDVAQSLNNLANLYSVQGNYEAALPLHQRSLRILEATLGENHPDVATSLNNLAQLYFVQGNYEAALPLHQRSLRILEATLGENHPDVATSLNNLAQLYYRQGNYEAALPLHQRSLRIREATLGENHPDVASSLNNLAIFHWRTAEFPKALGFFQRAMESEESSLSLNLVIGSEEYKRNYLATFSRSTNRAISFHLQGTPQTMAAAELALTTILRRKGRLLDVLGETNHHLRHQLDGAGQRQLEQLVALRTEIAGLTFAPGTPPPPDQLRQLTQAAEQLEGELSLKSASFRQATTPVTLNAVQAAIPNDAALVEFIHYRPFDIKNNRFLAPRYAVYVLSPRGNPQWQNLGDAAEIDALIKAARQQMVDPRLPSLTVKSASQALDAKVMAPVRRMVGNVSHLLIAPDAQLNLIPFQALVDEQDRYLLESFTITVLTSGRDLLRLQLPLSPASSPLVVANPNFERAATVVATTTTRGSSQQRSGDLRTLAFGELPGTAAEANAIRDLLPSAEVLKGPQATESAVKAVQSPRILHLATHGFFLENTPPTESSDLQSLQNLNEPQAFTAENPLLRSGLALAGFNQRQSGGDDGVLTALEVTAINLDGTELVVLSACDTGRGDLTNGDGVYGLRRAFTLAGARSQVGTLWKVDDQVTKDIMVAYYENLLRGLGRTEAMRQVQLEMLNNPQTETPYYWAAFVSSGDWLPLSP; encoded by the coding sequence TTGACGGACAAACTGGACTGCTATTGTTTTTATGCCAATGAACCCCTACAATGGGGCATCAAAGACTGTCTGAAAAATACAACCATGAAATTTTGGGTTCAATCGGTTCTCATGGCTCCCTTAGTGATGCTTTCAGTTCTTGAGTCTGTCACAGCGGAGCAAACTTCCCCGGTTGTTGCAGATTACTCAAAGGATAATTATACATATTCAAAAGACAATCAGACATATTCAGGAAGTGGTGTTGTTGAGCAGAGACTTCAACAGCCGCAAAATTCTCCAACACAGACCACCTCGTTGACTCAGGAACAACTTAATGAAATCAAGGAACTGTATGAGCAAGCCCAAATTTTTCATCGACAAGGGAATTATGAAGCAGCCTTGCCCCTGTATCAGCGCAGTTTAAGGATTGTTGAAACTGCATTGGGCGAGAATCATCTCGCTGTTGCCGCCAGCCTTAATAATCTAGCTAATTTATACTTTGTTCAAGGAAATTATGAAGCAGCCTTGCCCCTGCATCAACGCAGTTTAAGGATTCTGGAAGCTACCTTAGGAGAGAATCATCCTGATGTTGCCACAAGCCTGAATAATCTAGCTCAATTATACTTTGTTCAAGGAAATTATGAAGCAGCCTTGCCCCTGTATCAGCGCAGTTTAAGGATTTTTGAAACGGCATTGGGCGAGAGTCATCCCTATGTTGCACAAAGTCTCAATAATCTGGCTGAATTATACTATCGTCAAGGGAATTATGAAGCAGTCTTGCCCCTGCATCAACGCAGTTTAAGGATTCGGGAAGCTACCTTAGGAGAGAATCATCCCGATGTTGCACAAAGTCTCAATAATCTGGCTAATTTATACTCTGTTCAAGGAAATTATGAAGCAGCCTTGCCCCTGCATCAACGCAGTTTAAGGATTCTGGAAGCTACCTTAGGAGAGAATCATCCCGATGTTGCCACAAGCCTGAATAATCTAGCTCAATTATACTTTGTTCAAGGAAATTATGAAGCAGCCTTGCCCCTGCATCAACGCAGTTTAAGGATTCTGGAAGCTACCTTAGGAGAGAATCATCCCGATGTTGCCACAAGCCTGAATAATCTAGCTCAATTATACTATCGTCAAGGAAATTATGAAGCAGCCTTGCCCCTGCATCAACGCAGTTTAAGGATTCGGGAAGCTACCTTGGGAGAGAATCATCCCGATGTTGCCAGTAGCCTTAATAATCTGGCTATTTTTCATTGGCGCACGGCAGAATTCCCTAAGGCTCTAGGTTTTTTCCAACGTGCCATGGAAAGCGAAGAATCTAGTCTGAGTTTGAATCTGGTGATTGGCTCCGAGGAGTATAAACGGAATTATTTGGCTACCTTCTCACGCTCAACGAATCGAGCCATTTCTTTCCACCTCCAGGGTACGCCTCAAACTATGGCAGCAGCGGAACTAGCCCTGACCACGATTTTGCGGCGCAAGGGGCGATTACTGGATGTCTTGGGGGAAACCAATCATCATCTTCGCCATCAACTGGATGGGGCGGGGCAACGCCAGTTGGAGCAGTTGGTGGCATTGCGAACCGAAATTGCGGGTCTTACGTTTGCCCCAGGAACGCCACCACCGCCGGATCAACTCCGCCAACTCACCCAAGCCGCCGAGCAACTGGAAGGGGAACTGAGTCTCAAAAGTGCTTCGTTTCGTCAGGCAACAACCCCAGTCACCCTAAACGCCGTTCAAGCCGCCATTCCCAATGATGCTGCGTTAGTTGAGTTTATTCACTATCGACCCTTTGACATAAAAAACAACAGATTCCTTGCTCCCCGTTATGCGGTCTATGTCCTTTCCCCGAGGGGTAATCCCCAATGGCAAAACCTCGGTGATGCCGCTGAAATTGATGCCCTGATTAAAGCGGCACGGCAACAGATGGTTGATCCCCGGCTCCCTTCTCTGACGGTAAAATCAGCGTCCCAAGCCCTGGATGCCAAGGTTATGGCTCCGGTGCGGCGAATGGTGGGCAATGTCTCCCATTTACTGATTGCTCCCGATGCCCAACTCAATTTGATTCCCTTTCAAGCTCTGGTGGATGAGCAGGATCGCTATTTACTTGAATCCTTTACGATAACGGTTCTCACGTCGGGGCGGGATTTACTGCGGCTGCAATTACCGCTATCCCCTGCATCATCGCCCTTGGTGGTGGCAAATCCCAATTTTGAGCGGGCGGCAACGGTGGTAGCTACGACAACGACCCGTGGAAGCTCTCAGCAGCGTTCTGGGGATTTACGCACCCTCGCCTTTGGGGAGTTACCGGGTACTGCCGCAGAAGCTAATGCCATTCGTGATCTATTACCCAGTGCGGAAGTGTTGAAGGGCCCCCAGGCGACGGAAAGTGCGGTGAAGGCAGTCCAGAGTCCCCGGATTTTGCACCTGGCGACCCATGGCTTTTTCCTGGAAAATACGCCGCCGACGGAATCTTCAGACCTGCAAAGCCTACAAAATCTGAATGAACCGCAAGCCTTTACTGCCGAAAATCCACTGTTGCGATCTGGGTTGGCTCTGGCAGGATTTAACCAACGTCAAAGTGGGGGGGATGATGGGGTTCTCACTGCCTTGGAGGTGACGGCGATCAATTTGGATGGTACGGAGTTAGTGGTGCTATCGGCCTGTGATACGGGGCGCGGCGATTTGACGAATGGGGATGGGGTCTACGGTCTGCGGCGGGCCTTTACGCTGGCGGGGGCGCGATCGCAGGTGGGGACACTCTGGAAGGTGGATGATCAGGTCACGAAGGACATTATGGTGGCCTACTATGAGAATCTGCTCCGGGGGTTGGGACGCACAGAAGCCATGCGGCAGGTGCAGTTAGAAATGTTGAACAATCCCCAAACGGAGACACCCTACTATTGGGCTGCGTTTGTATCCAGTGGAGATTGGTTGCCACTGTCACCCTGA
- a CDS encoding deoxycytidylate deaminase: MAQPVYNRPSWDEYFLMLAKLAATRSTCLAFPVGAVIVKNKQILATGYNGPPSGSEHCISQGFCYPELSSCDASKDLPSRAVHAEANAIAQAAKHGIATDGASIYVTLEPCLSCLKLIMSAGIRHIYYETPFMGKASAHVRDLFIGDRLIQIKQIYLSDVIAEKAAQSLLKPTSIIDKA; encoded by the coding sequence TTGGCTCAACCGGTGTATAACCGACCCTCTTGGGACGAGTATTTCTTAATGCTGGCAAAATTAGCAGCTACACGCTCCACCTGTTTGGCATTTCCGGTGGGTGCAGTCATTGTCAAAAATAAGCAAATCCTTGCCACCGGATATAACGGCCCACCATCCGGTTCGGAGCATTGTATCTCCCAGGGATTTTGCTATCCTGAGTTATCTAGCTGTGATGCCAGTAAGGATTTGCCCTCTAGGGCCGTTCATGCGGAAGCCAATGCGATCGCCCAGGCTGCCAAACATGGCATTGCCACCGATGGAGCGAGTATTTACGTCACCCTAGAGCCTTGCCTGTCCTGCCTAAAGTTGATTATGTCCGCCGGTATTCGACACATCTACTATGAAACCCCCTTCATGGGTAAAGCCAGTGCCCATGTCAGAGATCTGTTTATTGGCGATCGCCTGATTCAAATTAAACAGATTTACTTATCGGACGTGATTGCCGAAAAAGCGGCCCAATCTCTCCTCAAGCCCACGTCCATCATAGATAAGGCATAG
- a CDS encoding aspartate aminotransferase family protein, with the protein MTTYGRFPLALERGEGCRVWDSEGKVYLDFVAGIATCTLGHSHPALVKTITEQIQTLHHVSNLYYIPQQGALAEWLVNHSCGDRAFFCNSGAEANEGAIKLARKYAHTVLNIQEPLILTAQASFHGRTLATITATGQPKYQKNFDPLMPGFAYVPYNDIGALETAIAEIDHPQRRVAAILLESLQGEGGVRPGDRAYFQRVRDICTEKGILLIFDEVQVGMGRTGNLWGYECLGIEPDIFTSAKGLAGGIPIGALISKSFCDVFQPGDHASTFGGNPFACAAALTVCQTIEQEQLLTNVRDRGEQLRQGLKAISQRYPGLIADVRGWGLINGLELADTASVTSIDIVKGAIAQGLLLVPAGPQVVRFVPPLIVSTAEVDQALGALTRTLETLQAK; encoded by the coding sequence ATGACTACCTATGGCCGTTTTCCCCTGGCCTTGGAGCGGGGAGAGGGCTGCCGCGTCTGGGATAGTGAGGGAAAGGTCTATCTGGATTTTGTCGCCGGTATTGCCACCTGCACCCTGGGTCATAGCCATCCAGCCCTAGTGAAAACCATTACCGAGCAAATCCAAACCCTACACCATGTCTCCAATCTCTACTACATTCCCCAGCAGGGGGCGTTAGCGGAGTGGCTCGTGAACCATTCCTGCGGCGATCGCGCCTTTTTCTGTAACTCTGGGGCCGAAGCCAATGAGGGCGCAATCAAACTGGCCCGCAAGTATGCCCACACGGTCCTGAATATTCAAGAGCCGCTGATTCTCACGGCCCAGGCCAGCTTCCATGGTCGGACTCTGGCTACGATTACGGCGACGGGCCAACCCAAATACCAGAAAAATTTTGACCCCCTGATGCCAGGTTTTGCCTATGTGCCCTACAACGACATCGGGGCCCTGGAAACGGCGATCGCCGAAATAGATCACCCCCAGCGGCGAGTTGCGGCTATTTTATTAGAATCACTCCAGGGAGAGGGAGGAGTTCGCCCGGGCGATCGCGCCTACTTCCAACGGGTACGGGATATCTGCACCGAGAAAGGCATCCTGCTAATTTTTGATGAAGTGCAGGTGGGCATGGGCCGCACGGGCAACCTCTGGGGCTATGAATGTTTGGGAATTGAGCCGGATATTTTTACCTCTGCCAAGGGATTAGCGGGCGGCATTCCCATTGGTGCCCTGATCTCTAAATCCTTCTGTGATGTTTTTCAGCCGGGAGATCATGCCAGTACCTTTGGTGGCAATCCCTTTGCCTGTGCTGCGGCCCTCACCGTTTGCCAAACCATTGAACAGGAACAGTTATTAACCAATGTCCGCGATCGCGGTGAACAATTACGCCAGGGCTTAAAGGCAATTAGCCAACGCTACCCCGGTTTGATCGCCGACGTGCGGGGTTGGGGTTTAATTAATGGCCTAGAACTGGCCGATACCGCCTCTGTTACCTCCATTGATATTGTCAAAGGGGCGATCGCCCAGGGCTTATTACTGGTTCCAGCGGGGCCGCAAGTGGTGCGGTTTGTTCCCCCCTTGATTGTTTCAACGGCGGAAGTGGATCAAGCCCTTGGGGCCTTAACGCGAACCCTGGAAACCCTTCAGGCTAAATAA
- a CDS encoding Rpn family recombination-promoting nuclease/putative transposase, giving the protein MRDNLCKYLAEKYPTAFTQWLLQDASENVSILKTELNLEPIRADSVTLVQTQNCILHLEFQVEPEPTLPLRMLDYWLRLYRNYQCEIVQVLILLRRTRINVPDRFELPTTRHHYRVVKLWEEDPNQFFRIPALLPFAVLGKVDNGEALLQAVADQIGQIESEQTRQDLSTVVQLLAGLQYSKELIQTIFREGMMRESVIYQEILQEGERKGLQKGLERGRQEGQREGECTLVLRQLRRRLGILPDEVVRQIHGLSLDQLESLGEALLDFQDFDALETWLGSRIKG; this is encoded by the coding sequence ATGCGAGATAACCTGTGCAAATACCTAGCCGAAAAATATCCCACTGCCTTTACCCAGTGGCTTTTGCAGGATGCCTCAGAAAATGTATCAATCCTGAAAACCGAGCTTAACCTAGAGCCGATCCGGGCTGATTCCGTCACCTTGGTACAGACCCAAAACTGCATTCTCCATCTCGAATTTCAAGTCGAGCCAGAGCCGACATTACCTCTACGAATGCTGGACTATTGGCTGAGGCTCTATCGAAACTATCAGTGCGAGATTGTCCAGGTCTTGATCTTGCTGCGACGGACTCGGATCAATGTCCCCGATAGGTTTGAATTACCAACAACGAGACATCACTATCGAGTAGTAAAACTCTGGGAAGAAGACCCTAACCAATTTTTTAGGATTCCCGCCCTCCTACCCTTTGCGGTTTTGGGAAAAGTTGATAACGGAGAAGCCCTATTGCAAGCCGTTGCCGATCAAATTGGTCAGATAGAATCCGAGCAGACTCGCCAAGACCTGAGTACCGTCGTTCAACTATTGGCTGGGTTACAGTACAGTAAAGAGCTTATTCAAACCATTTTTCGGGAGGGAATGATGCGTGAATCAGTGATATATCAAGAGATTCTACAGGAAGGTGAACGCAAAGGACTGCAAAAAGGTCTTGAACGCGGACGACAAGAAGGGCAACGAGAGGGAGAATGTACCCTTGTCCTTCGCCAACTCCGTCGACGACTGGGGATTCTTCCTGATGAGGTTGTTCGCCAAATCCATGGATTATCCCTCGACCAATTGGAATCCTTGGGGGAAGCTCTCTTGGATTTTCAAGACTTCGATGCTCTAGAAACGTGGCTAGGATCACGAATAAAAGGTTAA
- a CDS encoding type II toxin-antitoxin system HicA family toxin, with product MVNKSCTPMVVLLFKNKLGKRLWLCKILEQSGWVLRRVTSSHHIYESPELEQSPSVFVRCNQDFKVLTLKALTKIA from the coding sequence ATGGTCAACAAATCATGCACACCGATGGTTGTTCTTCTTTTCAAGAATAAATTAGGGAAACGGTTGTGGTTGTGCAAGATTCTAGAACAGAGCGGTTGGGTTTTGCGAAGAGTTACTAGTAGCCATCACATCTATGAAAGCCCTGAACTAGAGCAAAGCCCATCAGTTTTTGTTCGCTGTAATCAAGATTTTAAGGTTTTAACGTTGAAAGCCTTAACGAAAATAGCCTAG
- a CDS encoding Rid family hydrolase encodes MYVTDISRWEDVGRAHGQFFGKIRPASTMAEVSKLISPELLVEIEADAYISG; translated from the coding sequence ATGTACGTCACGGACATATCTCGCTGGGAAGACGTAGGTCGGGCCCATGGGCAGTTTTTTGGGAAAATTCGTCCCGCTTCCACCATGGCAGAAGTCAGTAAGCTTATCTCTCCTGAATTGCTCGTGGAAATTGAGGCTGATGCCTATATCAGCGGATAA
- the rpaB gene encoding response regulator transcription factor RpaB translates to MENHKEKILVVDDEASIRRILETRLSMIGYVVVTAADGEEALSTFRDEVPDLVVLDVMMPKLDGYGVCQELRKESDVPIIMLTALGDVADRITGLELGADDYVVKPFSPKELEARIRSVLRRVEKTSTSGIPSSGVIQIANIRIDTNKRQVYKGDERIRLTGMEFSLLELLVGKSGEPFSRGEILEEVWGYTPERHVDTRVVDVHISRLRAKLEEDPSNPELILTARGTGYLFQRIIEPGELIGKV, encoded by the coding sequence TTGGAAAATCACAAAGAGAAAATTCTTGTGGTTGACGATGAAGCCAGTATCCGTCGCATTCTGGAAACTCGTCTTTCAATGATTGGCTATGTTGTTGTCACTGCTGCTGATGGCGAAGAAGCCCTATCGACGTTTCGGGATGAAGTGCCGGATTTGGTCGTCCTGGATGTGATGATGCCCAAGCTGGATGGGTACGGCGTATGCCAAGAATTACGAAAAGAGTCAGATGTGCCGATTATTATGCTCACAGCCCTAGGGGATGTGGCGGATCGGATTACGGGGTTAGAACTAGGGGCCGACGACTATGTGGTGAAACCGTTTTCTCCCAAAGAACTAGAGGCCCGAATTCGCTCGGTCCTACGACGGGTTGAGAAGACCTCCACCTCTGGCATTCCCAGTTCCGGCGTGATTCAAATTGCCAATATTCGCATTGATACCAATAAACGGCAAGTTTATAAGGGGGATGAACGAATCCGCCTAACGGGTATGGAGTTTAGCCTCTTGGAATTGTTGGTCGGTAAGTCCGGGGAACCCTTTTCCCGAGGTGAAATTCTTGAAGAAGTGTGGGGCTATACACCGGAGCGTCATGTGGATACCCGTGTGGTCGATGTCCATATTTCTCGATTACGGGCTAAGTTAGAAGAAGATCCGAGTAACCCGGAGTTGATCCTCACGGCCCGGGGGACGGGGTATCTATTCCAGCGAATTATTGAGCCAGGAGAGTTGATCGGAAAGGTGTAG